One Falsiruegeria litorea R37 genomic window, TTCGGCAATGGGCTGGCGTTCATCGCCCGGCATGGAAAGTTTGGCCTGATCATCGGATTGGTGGCGGGGTTGGCATTGCCCAACTTGGCCATCATCCTCAGGCCTTGGATCCCGGAAATGGTGGCCTTGCTGCTCTTTCTGACGGCGTTCCGGATCGGCCCGCGTGAGGCGATGGGGAACCTTGGCGATCTGCGCAACACCGCCGTCACGGCGCTGTGTCTGCAACTGGGCTTGCCACTGGCGTTCCTGTTCGGGCTGTGGGCTTTCGGGGCGCCGTTCACCCCCCTGGCAATGGCCATCGTCCTGATGCTGGCAGCACCCTCGGTGACGGGATCGGCGAATTTTTCGATCCTGTTGGGGCATGAGCCCGCCCCAGCGCTGAGGCTTTTAATCCTGGGCACGGCGATCTTGCCGCTGACCTGTGTCCCGGTGATGTATCTGCTGCCCGAGCTTGGCGGATTGCAGGCCACACTGCTGGCGGCAGGACGTCTGTTGGTGGTGATCCTGATCGCGGCGGCCTTGGGGTTTGCCTTGCGGCATTTCGGGTTCCCAAAGCTGTCGGACGATGCGCGGAGCGCGGTGGACGGGCTTACGGTGATTGCGCTGGCGGTCATCGTGATTGCGCTGATGTCGGCGATCCGCCCGGCCTTTGCACGCGATCCGGCAGAGCTTGCCTTTTGGTTGGTCGCGGCCTTTGCCATCAACTTTGGCGCGCAGATCGTAGCCTATGTGCTGCTGAAGGCCAAAGGACACACGGACGCCGTTCCGATCTCGATCGTTTCGGGTAACCGGAACTTTGCTCTTTTCTTTGTGGCGCTTTCGCCCGAGATAACCGAACCGTTGTTGATTTTTCTGGGGTGTTACCAGTTTCCCATGTACCTGACCCCAACCCTGTTGCGGAGGCTTTATGACCCACGCTGATCCATTCCCTGTAGTGCGCAATGTCGGGCTGGACGGGATGCTTGTGACTTTTGCGGAAACGATGACCGAAACATCGAACCGCGCTGCTCTGGCTTTTCGAGGGATGATGGAGTCCGAGCGGCTGGCGGGCGTGATCGAAACCTCGACCTCGCTGGCGTCGGCTTATGTGCGGTTCGACCCTTCGCAGTTCAGCCATGCCGAGTGCGAGGCTTGGTTGCTTCGATTGCTGGACGACCGAGATTGGTACGCGGCGCGGTTGCCAAAGGGGCGCAAGTTCTGGCGTGTTCCCACGGTCTATGGAACAGACCTTGCGCCGCAACTCGAAGATGCGGCTGCGGCCGCGGGCCTGTCGGCCTCGGACGCTGTTGAAAGACTCGCGGCGTCCCGTGTCAGGGTGCTCACAATCGGGTTTGCGCCGGGTCAGCCATACCTTGGGCCGCTGGAGCCTGCGTTCGACATTCCGCGCCTTAAAGAGCTGAACCCCATGGTGCCTGAGGGTGCGTTGGTGCTGGCGATCTCGCAGTTTGTGTTGTTTTCCGGACCGACCCCAACCGGATGGCGGCACGTAGGTCAGACTGCGTTTCGCTGCTTTCAGCCGGGGCGCGCGCCGACGTTTGCACTGAACCCGGGGGATGAGATGCAGTTTGTGTCGATCACACCTGACGAGTTGGACGAGATCCGCACCCGCAATGAAGACGGCTTTGGCGGTGCTCAGATCGAGGAGATCGAGGCATGAGTTTGCGTGTTCTTCGCATTGGTCCCGCGTGCACGATCCAGGATCAAGGGCGCGCGGGTTATCTGGACCAGGGGCTCTCGCGGGCGGGTGCCGCCGATTTGATGGCCTTGCACGAGGGCGCGGCGTTGCTGGGGCAGTCGCCGCAGCTTGCAGCGTTGGAAATGGCGGGGATGGGGGGCGAATTCGAAGCGTCCCAAGACATGCGCATCGCCCTGACCGGGGCGCCGATGGCGTGCAGCATTGATGGAACGCCTGCGGTTTGGAACGCCTCGCACCAGCTGCTAAAGGGGCAGCGCCTGAGCCTTGGGGCCGTTTCGCGGGGCAGCTATGGATATCTGCACGTGGGCGGCGGGATTTCTTCGGACCCCTTCCTGGGTTCGCGTGCGGTGCATCTGACAGCCAAGGTCGGGCAGGTGGTTGCAGCGGGCGACATGCTGCCTGTTGGGCAAGACACTGGGGATGCCGCGCAAAAGATTGCCGTGTCCGACCGATTTCAAGGCGGCACCCTGCATGTTGTGCGCAGCTTCCAGAGTGACCTGTTTGATGATGCGACCCTGGACCGGTTCGAACAGACAGAGTTCACCCGTGGCCCCAGGGCCAACCGCATGGGAATGCAGTTGGACAGTGCGGGCGAGGGCTTTGCCGCCAAAGGCCAGCTCAATATCCTGTCCGAGGTGATCACGCCAGGTGATATCCAGATGACGGGCACCGGCAACCCTTTCATCCTGCTCAACGAATGTCAGACAACCGGAGGGTACCCCCGGATTGCAACCGTGTTGCCGTGTGACTTGCCGCGCGCGGCGCAGACCCCGGCAGGGGGTGCGATCCGGTTCAAGTATGTGACGCTCGAAGAGGCGGCGGAGTTGCAGGCCGCATTCACGCG contains:
- a CDS encoding 5-oxoprolinase subunit B family protein, with amino-acid sequence MTHADPFPVVRNVGLDGMLVTFAETMTETSNRAALAFRGMMESERLAGVIETSTSLASAYVRFDPSQFSHAECEAWLLRLLDDRDWYAARLPKGRKFWRVPTVYGTDLAPQLEDAAAAAGLSASDAVERLAASRVRVLTIGFAPGQPYLGPLEPAFDIPRLKELNPMVPEGALVLAISQFVLFSGPTPTGWRHVGQTAFRCFQPGRAPTFALNPGDEMQFVSITPDELDEIRTRNEDGFGGAQIEEIEA
- a CDS encoding biotin-dependent carboxyltransferase family protein; the encoded protein is MSLRVLRIGPACTIQDQGRAGYLDQGLSRAGAADLMALHEGAALLGQSPQLAALEMAGMGGEFEASQDMRIALTGAPMACSIDGTPAVWNASHQLLKGQRLSLGAVSRGSYGYLHVGGGISSDPFLGSRAVHLTAKVGQVVAAGDMLPVGQDTGDAAQKIAVSDRFQGGTLHVVRSFQSDLFDDATLDRFEQTEFTRGPRANRMGMQLDSAGEGFAAKGQLNILSEVITPGDIQMTGTGNPFILLNECQTTGGYPRIATVLPCDLPRAAQTPAGGAIRFKYVTLEEAAELQAAFTRDLARLPGKVEPLVRDPNDISDLLSYQLISGVVSATDKGDNE